From the Halalkalicoccus sp. CGA53 genome, one window contains:
- a CDS encoding MFS transporter — protein sequence MNRVSLSALGVEVRKLQGGGRGRVLLAIAVGWGISVGARMIYPVVLPQLREAYALDLVDAGTLLTVLFAAYAIGQLPGGILADRIGERITLTMSLLLSASALVSIVLARSRTALFLATALFGFGVGFYAIARFTAIVGLYPRGYGTAAGVTNSAPAIGQAMLPPIAGTIAVLVGWQYGLGFTIPVFVLVAVALWVTLSKHSTAGTGAVDTFTRDTVRTLLSALRDPSVVMATLVLVLGIFIWQAFTGFYPTYLIDEKGLSPTVASALFGLHFAGSALVHPLSGMIYDRWNVKYAFPIVAVAVVMLLGLPFVGSVPALIAISILLGTLLGFETATESYLVDALPSDVEGTGFGILRTVVFATGSVSPILFGAVAELGFFNELFLLLAGVGTLMIAIATRLPVAQRSSGRPVS from the coding sequence ATGAATCGTGTGTCTCTCTCTGCTCTCGGCGTCGAGGTACGGAAGCTCCAGGGCGGTGGACGGGGAAGGGTCCTACTCGCGATAGCGGTCGGATGGGGGATCTCGGTCGGGGCGAGGATGATCTATCCCGTGGTGCTCCCCCAGCTCCGTGAGGCTTACGCGTTAGACCTCGTCGACGCCGGAACGCTCCTTACGGTTCTATTCGCCGCGTACGCCATCGGACAACTCCCCGGCGGCATTCTGGCGGACCGGATCGGCGAACGGATTACGCTCACGATGAGCCTGCTGCTTTCGGCGAGCGCTCTCGTATCGATCGTCCTGGCTCGATCGCGTACCGCGCTGTTCCTCGCTACGGCACTCTTCGGATTCGGAGTCGGATTCTACGCGATAGCCCGCTTTACCGCGATCGTCGGCCTCTATCCTCGAGGGTACGGTACCGCAGCCGGCGTCACGAACTCCGCGCCGGCGATCGGACAGGCGATGCTACCCCCGATCGCGGGCACGATCGCGGTTCTCGTCGGCTGGCAGTACGGATTGGGCTTCACCATCCCGGTGTTCGTCCTCGTCGCCGTGGCGCTGTGGGTAACCCTTTCAAAGCACTCTACCGCCGGGACTGGTGCGGTCGATACCTTCACCCGTGACACCGTCCGTACGCTCCTCTCGGCGCTGCGCGATCCGTCGGTCGTCATGGCAACGCTGGTCCTGGTCCTCGGCATCTTCATCTGGCAGGCGTTTACGGGGTTCTATCCGACGTATTTGATCGACGAGAAGGGACTCTCTCCGACCGTTGCGAGCGCGCTGTTCGGCCTGCACTTCGCGGGGTCGGCCCTCGTCCACCCACTCTCGGGGATGATCTACGACCGCTGGAACGTCAAGTACGCCTTCCCCATCGTCGCCGTCGCCGTCGTCATGCTCCTCGGTCTTCCGTTCGTCGGAAGCGTCCCGGCCCTGATCGCGATCTCGATCCTGCTCGGGACGCTTCTCGGATTCGAAACGGCTACGGAGTCATATCTCGTCGACGCCCTCCCGTCGGACGTGGAGGGAACGGGCTTCGGCATCCTTCGGACGGTCGTCTTTGCGACGGGATCAGTGAGCCCGATTCTCTTTGGAGCGGTCGCAGAACTCGGGTTCTTCAACGAACTGTTTCTCCTCCTCGCCGGTGTCGGCACCCTCATGATCGCGATAGCGACCCGACTACCGGTCGCCCAGCGATCGTCCGGCCGGCCGGTGTCTTGA
- a CDS encoding flavodoxin domain-containing protein, translating to MASVLVGYGTGEGQTATVATRLAETIGERGHDVTTVDLGSVPEELSLEGFDAALVGSSVHAGTHHSGVWEFVATNVDELRTRPTGFFQLSLSSAADDPERRAEAAKYVDDFLEATDWRPDRIGLFDGALRYSKYGFLKRLLMKRIANGATGDVDTSRDYEYTDWAEVEAFAADFASFVEGRLGRSPFPENERSSDGPEE from the coding sequence ATGGCATCGGTTCTGGTCGGTTACGGCACGGGAGAGGGCCAGACGGCGACGGTCGCGACGCGACTCGCAGAGACGATCGGCGAGCGCGGCCACGACGTCACGACGGTGGACCTCGGATCGGTCCCCGAGGAGCTCTCGCTCGAGGGGTTCGACGCCGCCCTGGTCGGATCGTCGGTCCACGCCGGTACGCACCACTCCGGGGTTTGGGAGTTCGTCGCCACGAACGTGGACGAGCTCCGAACCCGTCCGACGGGGTTCTTCCAGCTCTCGCTCTCGTCGGCCGCCGACGACCCGGAACGACGGGCGGAGGCGGCGAAGTACGTGGACGATTTCCTCGAGGCGACGGACTGGCGGCCCGATCGGATCGGGCTGTTCGACGGCGCGCTCCGCTACTCGAAGTACGGTTTCCTGAAGCGGCTGCTGATGAAACGGATCGCGAATGGCGCGACGGGCGACGTAGACACCTCCCGAGACTACGAGTACACCGACTGGGCCGAGGTCGAGGCGTTCGCCGCCGACTTCGCCTCCTTCGTCGAGGGACGACTGGGTCGGAGTCCGTTCCCCGAGAACGAACGATCGAGCGACGGTCCCGAGGAGTGA
- a CDS encoding right-handed parallel beta-helix repeat-containing protein produces MSGDHERTCGKRTTRRTYLRRSAASVAASAITTGVLGSTGADARADRFGSEADPTPVTGPTRITEPGEYVLTRDVTVAEGELCIVVDVAAVDFDGGGHTIAGGDPAVLVLDHEVVVRSLTVADSRSGVVFDSVRGGTVVDTTVTSPRLSGIEVSATSNSTVRRTTVTDATTGLVCFEADRNLLSGNTVTGCERSGIDLLDSTANLIAENVSTGNDEHGLALTNSEGNVVRGNSLPENGLGPCSVVDSSANLFEGNDPVCDGEGEGTDASPGPLV; encoded by the coding sequence ATGTCGGGGGACCACGAACGAACCTGCGGAAAGCGGACGACCCGTCGTACCTACCTGCGACGATCGGCGGCGTCCGTCGCCGCGAGCGCGATCACGACCGGCGTTCTCGGGAGCACCGGCGCGGATGCGCGGGCGGATCGGTTCGGATCGGAGGCCGATCCGACGCCGGTCACCGGTCCCACGAGGATCACGGAGCCGGGCGAGTACGTCCTCACGCGTGACGTCACGGTTGCCGAGGGGGAGCTCTGCATCGTCGTCGACGTCGCCGCCGTGGACTTCGACGGCGGCGGTCACACCATCGCGGGTGGCGACCCAGCGGTTCTCGTCCTCGATCACGAGGTCGTCGTCAGGAGCCTGACCGTGGCCGACAGCCGGTCCGGGGTCGTGTTCGACAGTGTGCGGGGCGGCACCGTGGTGGACACCACCGTCACGAGTCCCCGCCTCTCCGGGATCGAGGTGAGTGCGACCTCGAACTCGACCGTCCGGCGGACCACGGTCACCGACGCGACGACCGGCCTCGTCTGTTTCGAGGCCGATCGGAACCTGCTGTCTGGAAACACCGTCACCGGCTGTGAACGCTCGGGGATCGACCTCCTCGACTCGACGGCGAACCTGATCGCGGAGAACGTCTCGACCGGAAACGACGAACACGGCCTCGCGCTAACGAACTCGGAGGGAAACGTAGTGCGGGGTAACTCGCTTCCGGAGAACGGCCTCGGCCCGTGTTCCGTGGTCGACTCGTCGGCGAACCTGTTCGAGGGGAACGATCCGGTGTGCGACGGCGAGGGCGAGGGTACCGACGCGTCGCCGGGACCGCTCGTCTGA
- a CDS encoding MazG nucleotide pyrophosphohydrolase domain-containing protein — protein sequence MDEQETVAAFVEAHDIDSDPEYWILDLVAEVGEVASDATRSTRWGEDPDAIEVKPDEIGDAYFSLLATAESLGIDASEALAESLAKYESRVEETGNASSGER from the coding sequence ATGGACGAACAGGAGACGGTCGCCGCGTTCGTCGAGGCCCACGACATCGACAGCGACCCGGAGTACTGGATCCTGGATCTCGTCGCGGAGGTCGGGGAGGTCGCGAGCGACGCGACGAGATCCACCCGATGGGGCGAGGATCCCGATGCGATCGAGGTGAAACCCGACGAGATCGGCGACGCGTACTTCTCGCTGCTCGCGACCGCGGAGTCACTGGGGATCGACGCGAGCGAGGCGCTCGCCGAGTCGCTCGCGAAGTACGAGTCACGGGTAGAGGAGACCGGAAACGCCTCCTCCGGCGAGCGGTAG
- a CDS encoding MTH1187 family thiamine-binding protein, giving the protein MTAIGFLSVAPVREGSMAGEVAKAVDALEAFEVAYETTPMGTVIEAEEIDELFAAAQAAHEAVDGDRVSTVLKIDHKRGRDASAAEKVEAVERELDREARSER; this is encoded by the coding sequence ATGACAGCGATCGGCTTCCTCAGCGTCGCACCGGTTCGGGAAGGAAGCATGGCCGGCGAGGTGGCGAAGGCCGTCGACGCCCTCGAGGCATTCGAGGTCGCCTACGAGACGACGCCGATGGGAACCGTGATCGAGGCCGAAGAGATCGACGAGCTGTTCGCCGCCGCACAGGCCGCCCACGAGGCGGTCGACGGCGACCGCGTGAGCACGGTGCTCAAGATCGACCACAAACGCGGCCGGGACGCGAGCGCGGCGGAGAAGGTGGAGGCGGTCGAACGCGAACTCGATCGCGAGGCCCGGAGCGAACGCTGA
- the mch gene encoding methenyltetrahydromethanopterin cyclohydrolase, with product MDSLNRLALELVDEAIDFADTLNVGVVDLDCGATVLDFGVEQAGGIEAGLLLSEIQTAGLATVSSRLGEVAGAPIPEIELTTDHPAIALLGSQKAGWEVSVDGYEALGSGPARALVGEEEEFVQLGYHDAFEFAVLALEAGELPTDAIAEHVAALADVEPESVFLPTVPTASVAGSVTVAARAAELALFRLLELGYDPLDVLSATASAPVAPVAASEQEAIGRTNDALAYGGRVHLAVREESDVFAELPSTAADEYGRPFTEVFADADWTFSEVPESVFAPAQVTVDVVGGPTTVHGERDEELLEASFELRCG from the coding sequence ATGGACAGTCTCAATCGACTGGCGCTCGAACTGGTCGACGAGGCGATCGACTTCGCCGACACGCTCAACGTCGGCGTCGTCGACCTCGACTGCGGGGCGACCGTCCTCGACTTCGGCGTCGAGCAGGCGGGCGGGATCGAAGCCGGCCTGTTGCTCAGCGAGATCCAGACCGCTGGGCTGGCGACCGTGAGTTCGCGTCTCGGCGAGGTCGCGGGCGCGCCGATTCCGGAGATCGAACTCACGACCGACCACCCGGCGATCGCGCTGCTCGGATCACAGAAGGCGGGCTGGGAGGTGAGCGTCGACGGCTACGAGGCGCTCGGGAGCGGCCCCGCACGGGCGCTCGTCGGCGAGGAGGAGGAGTTCGTCCAGCTCGGCTACCACGACGCCTTCGAGTTCGCCGTGTTGGCGCTCGAAGCCGGCGAACTCCCGACCGACGCCATCGCGGAGCACGTCGCGGCGCTCGCCGACGTCGAGCCCGAGAGCGTCTTCCTCCCGACGGTTCCCACCGCGAGCGTCGCGGGGAGCGTCACGGTCGCCGCCCGGGCGGCCGAACTCGCGCTCTTCCGGCTGCTCGAACTCGGCTACGACCCGCTCGACGTGCTGAGCGCGACCGCGAGCGCGCCGGTCGCCCCGGTCGCCGCGAGCGAGCAGGAGGCGATCGGCCGGACGAACGACGCGCTCGCCTACGGTGGCCGCGTCCACCTGGCCGTCCGCGAGGAGAGCGACGTCTTCGCCGAGCTTCCCTCCACCGCGGCCGACGAGTACGGCCGGCCGTTCACCGAGGTGTTCGCCGACGCGGACTGGACGTTCTCGGAGGTGCCCGAGAGCGTCTTCGCCCCCGCGCAGGTGACCGTCGACGTCGTCGGCGGTCCGACGACGGTCCACGGCGAGCGGGACGAAGAGCTACTGGAAGCGAGCTTCGAACTCCGATGCGGCTGA
- a CDS encoding HAD family hydrolase, whose amino-acid sequence MTPIHAVLFDLDGTLCEYRRSNDELLEIAFGRLGLKTPFSGEEYYDRFDELYHERGAIGDLGAFRERCFASLADDAGLDPEVGRDAARIYTRERDPGNVRPLSGAREALERTARRYPIGLITNGPPDSQDRKLAALGFRDAFETVVYAGYDTPAKPDPTPFHRALDAIDVTPERAVHVGDSLRADVAGAHAAGLSSTWVSNGSVDERPPGPIPDYVIRTPGDLLTPPWSTESDIRNGR is encoded by the coding sequence ATGACGCCGATCCACGCCGTGCTCTTCGACCTCGACGGCACACTCTGTGAGTACCGCCGGAGCAACGACGAACTACTCGAGATCGCGTTCGGCCGTCTCGGCCTCAAGACGCCGTTTTCCGGAGAGGAGTACTACGACCGGTTCGACGAACTGTACCACGAGCGGGGGGCTATCGGCGACCTCGGGGCGTTCCGCGAGCGGTGTTTCGCCTCGCTCGCCGACGACGCGGGTCTCGACCCGGAGGTCGGCCGCGATGCCGCGCGCATCTACACCCGAGAGCGCGATCCGGGTAACGTGCGGCCGCTCTCCGGCGCACGCGAGGCGCTCGAACGGACGGCGAGACGCTACCCGATCGGCCTGATCACGAACGGCCCGCCCGACTCACAGGACAGGAAGCTCGCGGCGCTGGGCTTCCGCGACGCGTTCGAGACGGTGGTCTACGCGGGCTACGACACGCCCGCGAAGCCCGACCCGACGCCGTTTCACCGCGCGCTCGACGCCATCGACGTCACGCCGGAGCGGGCAGTCCACGTCGGTGACTCGCTCAGGGCGGACGTCGCCGGTGCACACGCCGCCGGTCTCTCGAGTACGTGGGTGTCGAACGGCTCCGTGGACGAACGACCGCCCGGTCCGATCCCCGACTACGTGATCCGGACGCCCGGCGACCTGCTCACGCCGCCGTGGAGCACCGAAAGCGACATTCGCAACGGCCGCTGA
- a CDS encoding ABC transporter ATP-binding protein — protein MSSALEAREDVASGESLLEVEGLTKYFQSDTGLLSGIFGSADVEAVDDVSFDLKKGETLALVGESGCGKSTLARTILQLIEPTAGSVRFKGVELTESSNRELRPLRRDMQMIFQDPQSSLNPRMKVGPIIEEPMKAHDMYDATERRERARDLLERVELERDYYNRYPHEFSGGQRQRINLARAMATDPDLIVCDEPVSALDVSVQAQVLNTMRELQEEFGLTYLVISHDLSVVRYIADRVAVMYLGHIVELAEKEELFENPKHPYTEALLGAIPVPDPREANARGTLEGDVPSPIDPPSGCRFRTRCPKLIRPGSADLEGIELPEAAREAALSEYEMSEAEWENTLAFTRGVRRRSFTIREGGIDEDESVPLSEAEAVVDREFFDGTRPAGEPGRVIDEATAMLAEGRWEEAADRLRRTFEETSICALSRPHYTVESEYGAGEHFAACHLHRE, from the coding sequence GTGAGCTCCGCGCTCGAGGCGAGAGAGGACGTCGCGAGCGGCGAGTCGCTGCTCGAAGTCGAGGGGCTCACGAAGTACTTCCAGTCGGACACGGGGCTGCTGTCGGGTATCTTCGGCTCCGCGGACGTCGAGGCGGTCGACGACGTGAGCTTCGACCTGAAGAAGGGCGAGACGCTCGCGCTCGTCGGCGAGTCCGGCTGCGGGAAGAGTACGTTGGCACGGACGATCCTCCAGCTGATCGAGCCGACCGCCGGCAGCGTTCGGTTCAAGGGCGTCGAGCTCACCGAGAGCTCGAACCGCGAGCTCCGGCCGCTTCGCCGGGACATGCAGATGATCTTTCAGGACCCACAGTCCTCGCTCAACCCGCGGATGAAGGTCGGGCCGATCATCGAGGAGCCGATGAAGGCCCACGACATGTACGACGCAACCGAACGCCGCGAGCGGGCGCGTGACCTCCTCGAGCGCGTCGAACTCGAACGGGACTACTACAACCGCTACCCACACGAGTTCTCGGGCGGTCAGCGCCAGCGGATCAACCTCGCCCGCGCGATGGCGACCGACCCCGACCTGATCGTCTGTGACGAGCCGGTGAGCGCGCTCGACGTCTCGGTGCAAGCGCAGGTGCTGAACACGATGCGCGAGCTCCAGGAGGAGTTCGGGCTCACCTACCTGGTGATCAGCCACGACCTCTCGGTCGTTCGGTACATCGCGGATCGGGTCGCGGTGATGTATCTGGGTCACATCGTCGAGCTCGCGGAGAAGGAGGAGCTGTTCGAGAACCCGAAACACCCCTACACGGAGGCGCTTCTCGGGGCGATTCCGGTGCCGGACCCGCGGGAGGCGAACGCCCGGGGGACGCTCGAGGGGGACGTCCCCAGTCCGATCGACCCGCCCTCGGGCTGTCGGTTCCGGACCCGCTGTCCGAAGCTGATCCGGCCAGGCTCCGCGGATCTGGAGGGGATCGAGCTCCCGGAGGCGGCGAGAGAGGCCGCCCTCTCCGAGTACGAGATGAGCGAGGCGGAGTGGGAGAACACGCTCGCGTTCACGAGGGGGGTGCGCCGGCGGTCGTTCACGATCCGGGAGGGCGGGATCGACGAGGACGAGTCGGTGCCGCTGTCGGAGGCCGAGGCGGTCGTCGACCGGGAGTTCTTCGACGGGACGCGCCCGGCGGGCGAGCCCGGACGTGTGATCGACGAGGCGACCGCGATGCTCGCCGAGGGTCGGTGGGAGGAGGCCGCCGACCGGCTCCGGCGGACGTTCGAGGAGACGAGCATCTGTGCGCTCAGCAGGCCGCACTACACCGTCGAGTCGGAGTACGGGGCCGGCGAACACTTCGCAGCCTGCCACCTTCACCGCGAGTAG
- a CDS encoding ABC transporter ATP-binding protein encodes MSETLLEVRDLKTQFYTERGAVRAVDGVSFDVKRGEIVGLVGESGAGKSVTTSSIMRLVEEPGEVIDGEVSYRDRTLVGFEQSGAEGADGRPELVPRDEMLSNREMREEIRGNEIAIIFQDPMESLNPVYTVGGQIREFIELNRGMSTEEAREEAIEMLRRVGIPEAEDRYDDYPHEFSGGMRQRVLIAMALGCRPNLIIADEPTTALDVTVEGQILELVSELVDEFDTSFIWVTHDMGVVAEICDRVNVMYLGRIVEQGPVDDIFHDTKHPYTEALLRSIPRPDQTVSDLVPIEGTMPGAMNPPAGCRFHPRCPDAREACREIEPELYDVGPDHRSACIKHADVGYWESEPLPGREAEPVEGRQ; translated from the coding sequence ATGAGCGAAACACTACTCGAGGTACGTGATCTGAAGACACAGTTCTACACCGAGCGGGGCGCCGTCCGCGCGGTCGACGGCGTCTCCTTCGACGTGAAACGGGGCGAGATCGTCGGGCTCGTCGGCGAGTCCGGCGCCGGAAAGAGCGTCACCACCTCCTCGATCATGCGTTTGGTCGAGGAGCCGGGGGAGGTGATCGACGGCGAGGTGAGCTATCGGGATCGGACGCTCGTCGGCTTCGAGCAGAGCGGGGCCGAGGGTGCCGACGGCCGACCCGAACTCGTCCCCAGAGACGAGATGCTCTCGAACCGGGAGATGCGCGAGGAGATCCGCGGAAACGAGATCGCGATCATCTTCCAGGACCCGATGGAGAGCCTGAACCCTGTCTACACCGTCGGAGGTCAGATCCGGGAGTTCATCGAGCTGAACCGAGGGATGAGCACGGAGGAGGCGCGCGAGGAGGCGATCGAGATGCTCAGGCGGGTCGGTATCCCCGAGGCCGAAGACCGCTACGACGACTATCCACACGAGTTCTCCGGCGGGATGCGCCAGCGGGTGCTGATCGCGATGGCGCTTGGCTGTCGTCCGAACCTGATCATCGCCGACGAGCCGACGACCGCGCTCGACGTCACCGTCGAGGGCCAGATCCTCGAACTCGTCTCCGAACTCGTCGACGAGTTCGACACGAGTTTCATCTGGGTCACCCACGACATGGGTGTCGTCGCGGAGATCTGTGATCGGGTGAACGTGATGTACCTCGGGCGGATCGTCGAACAGGGCCCCGTCGACGACATCTTCCACGACACGAAACACCCCTACACCGAGGCGCTGTTACGCTCGATCCCGCGGCCGGACCAGACCGTCTCCGACCTCGTCCCGATCGAGGGGACGATGCCGGGCGCGATGAACCCACCCGCAGGCTGTCGGTTCCACCCGCGGTGTCCGGACGCCCGCGAGGCCTGTCGGGAGATCGAACCCGAGCTCTACGACGTCGGTCCGGACCACCGATCCGCGTGTATCAAACACGCCGACGTCGGCTACTGGGAGAGCGAGCCGCTCCCGGGCCGCGAGGCCGAACCCGTGGAGGGTCGCCAGTGA
- a CDS encoding ABC transporter permease: MAVGEQQTREDEGGGDGEFEADVGWRYTLGKIKQDTTARFGLYVIAVVTFVAVVTTIDANLSRITLERYDDFALAESIWYHPERHPDPGETERRMPPVFVDGGSWQHPLGTDRAGRDYIARLVYGTRVSYFVGIVATTLGLVGGVIVGAVAGYYGGWIDDVLMRAVETLYAIPPLVLVIVFTVFVSGGNPDIVYAVFGVGIAFIPVFARLIRSRVLSVREMDYVEAARATGVKDRDIIRRHVIPNSFAPVLVLATLQIGVTILIVAGLSFLGYGAQPPTPDWGEMLRISHQYMHSDPWLSIWPGLAILVTIMGFNLFGDGLQDALDPRIK; encoded by the coding sequence ATGGCGGTCGGAGAGCAGCAGACGAGAGAGGACGAGGGCGGCGGCGACGGGGAGTTCGAGGCCGACGTCGGCTGGCGCTACACCCTCGGGAAGATCAAACAGGACACCACCGCCCGGTTCGGCCTCTACGTCATCGCGGTCGTGACGTTCGTCGCGGTCGTCACGACGATCGACGCGAACCTCTCGCGGATCACCCTCGAGCGCTACGACGACTTCGCGCTCGCGGAATCGATCTGGTACCACCCCGAACGCCACCCCGACCCCGGCGAGACCGAACGCAGGATGCCGCCGGTGTTCGTCGACGGGGGCTCCTGGCAGCACCCGCTCGGCACCGATCGAGCGGGGCGGGACTACATCGCCAGGCTGGTCTACGGGACCCGCGTATCCTACTTCGTGGGGATCGTCGCGACGACCCTCGGGCTGGTCGGCGGCGTGATCGTCGGCGCGGTCGCGGGCTACTACGGCGGCTGGATCGACGACGTGCTGATGCGTGCGGTCGAGACGCTGTACGCGATCCCCCCGCTCGTGCTCGTCATCGTCTTCACCGTCTTCGTCAGCGGTGGTAACCCGGACATCGTCTACGCGGTCTTCGGCGTCGGCATCGCGTTCATCCCGGTGTTCGCGCGGCTGATACGCAGTCGGGTGCTCTCGGTCCGCGAGATGGACTACGTCGAGGCGGCACGGGCGACCGGCGTCAAGGACAGGGACATCATCCGTCGGCACGTGATCCCGAACAGCTTCGCGCCGGTGCTGGTGCTGGCGACGCTCCAGATCGGGGTGACGATCCTGATCGTCGCCGGCCTGTCGTTCCTGGGCTACGGCGCCCAGCCGCCGACGCCGGACTGGGGGGAGATGCTCCGTATCTCGCATCAGTACATGCACTCCGATCCCTGGCTGAGCATCTGGCCGGGGCTCGCGATCCTGGTGACGATCATGGGGTTCAACCTCTTCGGCGACGGCCTGCAGGACGCACTCGACCCGCGGATCAAGTGA
- a CDS encoding ABC transporter permease → MGLLRYTINRFLQSIPVMFGIAVITFLLMNAMPGDPVDIMLAEQEASPELIAAIEARYGLDEPLHIQFLNYIGFSWFLAQFGVPGFAGSPPGLLQGDLGLSMYYERPVTDLMITRLPPTLLLMLSAFAFALVTAIPLGVLAAKRRNEPSDHVSRIIALFGVSTPSFWIGIMLIILFSVQLGWLPSGRMVYPWRDPVHYGYSGHLELYYQTLRHLILPTIALGTLQMATIMRVERSSMIESLGAEYVKLARAYGVSERTIMRKHAFRVAQLPVVTLVGLNLTSAIGGAVLIETVFSINGMGRLLIQAIQTYDYQLVLGTTVVIGFVFVIGVIITDISYAYIDPRVKYGEES, encoded by the coding sequence ATGGGACTCCTTCGATACACGATAAACCGGTTTCTGCAATCGATTCCCGTGATGTTCGGGATCGCCGTGATCACGTTCCTCCTGATGAACGCGATGCCCGGCGATCCGGTCGACATCATGCTGGCCGAACAGGAGGCCAGCCCGGAGCTGATCGCGGCGATCGAGGCCCGCTACGGGCTCGACGAGCCGCTTCACATCCAGTTCCTGAACTACATCGGCTTCTCGTGGTTCCTCGCACAGTTCGGGGTGCCCGGCTTCGCGGGCAGCCCACCGGGGCTGCTCCAGGGCGACCTCGGCCTGAGCATGTACTACGAGCGGCCGGTGACGGACCTGATGATCACCCGGCTGCCGCCGACGCTGCTGTTGATGCTCTCGGCGTTCGCGTTCGCGCTCGTGACGGCGATCCCGCTCGGCGTCCTCGCCGCGAAACGCCGGAACGAGCCCTCCGATCACGTCTCGCGTATCATCGCGCTGTTCGGCGTCTCGACGCCCTCGTTCTGGATCGGCATCATGCTGATCATCCTCTTCTCGGTACAGCTGGGCTGGCTGCCCTCCGGCAGGATGGTCTACCCGTGGCGCGATCCGGTCCATTACGGCTACTCCGGTCACCTGGAGCTCTACTACCAGACGCTCAGACACCTGATCCTGCCGACGATCGCGCTCGGAACGCTCCAGATGGCGACGATCATGCGCGTCGAGCGGAGCTCGATGATCGAGTCGCTGGGCGCGGAGTACGTCAAGCTCGCGCGCGCATACGGCGTCTCGGAGCGGACGATCATGCGGAAACACGCGTTTCGCGTCGCACAGCTGCCCGTGGTGACGCTCGTCGGGCTGAACCTGACGAGCGCGATCGGCGGGGCGGTGCTCATCGAGACGGTCTTCTCGATCAACGGGATGGGTCGGCTGTTGATCCAGGCGATCCAGACCTACGACTACCAGCTCGTGCTGGGGACGACCGTCGTGATCGGCTTCGTCTTCGTCATCGGCGTGATCATCACGGACATCTCGTACGCGTACATCGACCCTCGCGTGAAGTACGGGGAGGAGAGCTGA